The Candidatus Hydrogenedentota bacterium genome has a window encoding:
- a CDS encoding APC family permease, which yields MAVLGVLLLTALNMRGVREAVIPLLPVFLLFLATHVFAIAYSIFSHVGDMGRVAAQTAQQVRGASSELGVVGMLLLMLHAYSMGAGTFTGIEAVSNGLPMLREPRAQTGKRTMIYMATSLVIAVIGLMIAYMLSGAVLEEGKTLNATMLERLTAHWSRNTARTFVLLTLVSETAILFVAAQAGFLGGPRVLANMALDRWFPSRFAMLSDRLVTQNGVVLMGGAALIVMAFARGSVQYLVVLYSITVFITFVLAQLGMVRHWWRLRGKNHPWLKGIAINGTGLVLTAGILISMTIIKFREGGWITLAVTGGLVALALFIRRHYDSTRRMLGRLDSLVEATKATVERLPKPATPAGAYDPDAKTAIVLVNGFNGLGLHTLFSIVRTFGGAFRQFVFLQVGAVDAGNFKGAEEMERLRQFLDAELAKYVAYMNAEGYYAESHGVVGTDIVEEIVKLSHNVLERFPQGVFFGGQLVFPEETAFTRLLHNYIVFAVQRRLYSRGVPFMILPIRV from the coding sequence GTGGCTGTGCTGGGGGTGTTGCTACTGACCGCCCTGAACATGCGCGGCGTCAGGGAAGCCGTCATTCCGTTATTACCGGTATTTTTGCTTTTTCTCGCGACCCATGTCTTCGCGATTGCCTACTCTATTTTCAGCCATGTTGGCGACATGGGCCGCGTGGCCGCCCAGACGGCGCAGCAGGTGCGCGGCGCTTCGTCCGAACTGGGCGTGGTGGGGATGCTTCTGCTTATGTTGCATGCGTACAGCATGGGCGCCGGTACGTTTACCGGCATCGAGGCGGTGAGCAACGGGCTTCCCATGTTGCGCGAACCGCGCGCGCAAACCGGCAAGCGGACCATGATCTACATGGCCACATCGCTTGTAATCGCCGTGATTGGCCTGATGATCGCCTATATGCTGTCCGGCGCCGTGCTGGAGGAAGGCAAAACGCTCAATGCGACCATGCTTGAACGCCTGACGGCACATTGGTCCCGCAATACGGCCCGGACCTTCGTTTTGCTCACGCTGGTGTCGGAAACGGCGATTCTGTTCGTCGCGGCGCAGGCCGGTTTTCTCGGCGGCCCCCGCGTGTTGGCGAACATGGCCCTGGATCGGTGGTTTCCCAGCCGGTTCGCCATGCTCAGCGACCGGCTGGTTACCCAAAACGGCGTGGTGTTGATGGGCGGCGCGGCCTTGATTGTCATGGCGTTCGCGCGGGGCAGCGTGCAATATTTGGTGGTGCTGTACAGCATTACCGTATTCATTACGTTCGTGCTGGCCCAACTGGGCATGGTCCGCCACTGGTGGCGCTTGCGGGGAAAAAATCACCCGTGGCTCAAGGGCATCGCAATCAATGGGACCGGCCTTGTCTTGACGGCGGGTATTCTCATTTCCATGACGATCATCAAATTCAGGGAAGGGGGTTGGATTACGCTGGCGGTGACAGGCGGACTGGTCGCGCTGGCCCTTTTCATTCGGCGGCATTACGACAGCACCCGGCGAATGCTGGGCCGGTTGGACAGTCTGGTCGAGGCCACCAAGGCCACGGTCGAACGCCTGCCGAAACCCGCAACACCCGCCGGCGCCTACGACCCGGACGCCAAGACGGCCATCGTGCTGGTAAACGGCTTCAACGGGCTGGGGCTGCATACCCTGTTCAGCATTGTCCGCACGTTTGGGGGTGCTTTCCGGCAATTCGTTTTCCTGCAGGTCGGCGCCGTGGACGCCGGCAATTTCAAGGGCGCCGAGGAGATGGAACGCCTGCGGCAATTTCTTGATGCGGAATTGGCGAAATATGTCGCCTACATGAATGCCGAAGGTTATTACGCGGAATCCCATGGCGTTGTCGGCACGGATATCGTCGAAGAAATAGTCAAATTGTCCCACAACGTTCTGGAACGTTTTCCACAGGGCGTATTTTTTGGCGGACAGCT
- a CDS encoding Gfo/Idh/MocA family oxidoreductase, whose amino-acid sequence MKRRTFLKQMIAQGAAACFPAILPASALGLNGTVAPSNRIALGFIGLGYEGKLKNLRVFMAQPEVQVVALCDVFEKRLRGAHLAMQSYSLKPSAQEFETCFTTRDWREVVARSDVDAVVISTPDHWHALPAIAAAKAGKDVFCEKPLSLTIREGRVLSDVMQQRQRIFQTASEARASIKFLKACEWVRNGRIGKLHTIRVAIYGGFAQGGSPMNINPKPKPVPEGFDYDMWLGQAPEAFYTPVRYTKYRYILVSCRSSGMVIRYGWLCWGCCY is encoded by the coding sequence ATGAAGCGACGCACTTTTCTGAAACAGATGATCGCACAAGGTGCGGCGGCCTGTTTTCCCGCCATCCTTCCGGCGTCCGCACTCGGCCTGAACGGCACGGTGGCGCCGAGCAACCGGATTGCGCTCGGCTTCATCGGCCTTGGTTATGAAGGAAAACTGAAGAATCTCCGCGTGTTCATGGCGCAGCCCGAAGTGCAGGTGGTGGCCCTTTGCGATGTTTTTGAGAAACGTCTGCGCGGCGCCCATCTGGCCATGCAGAGTTACAGCCTGAAACCGTCCGCCCAGGAGTTCGAAACCTGTTTTACAACGCGGGACTGGCGTGAGGTGGTTGCGCGTTCCGATGTGGACGCGGTAGTCATTTCAACGCCGGATCATTGGCATGCGCTTCCCGCCATTGCCGCCGCGAAGGCGGGCAAGGATGTTTTTTGCGAAAAGCCCCTTTCCCTCACCATACGGGAGGGACGCGTCCTGAGCGACGTGATGCAACAACGGCAACGAATCTTTCAAACCGCCAGCGAGGCGCGGGCTTCCATCAAATTTCTGAAGGCTTGCGAATGGGTCCGCAACGGACGCATCGGCAAGCTGCACACGATTAGGGTGGCCATTTATGGGGGATTTGCCCAGGGCGGCAGCCCCATGAACATCAACCCCAAGCCCAAGCCCGTCCCCGAAGGTTTCGATTACGACATGTGGCTGGGTCAAGCGCCCGAAGCCTTCTACACGCCCGTGCGTTACACCAAATACCGGTATATTCTAGTTTCTTGCCGGTCGAGTGGCATGGTTATAAGATATGGGTGGCTGTGCTGGGGGTGTTGCTACTGA
- a CDS encoding glutamine synthetase family protein encodes MERLRKWVADGMVDTVIVAGVDLQGRLYGKRCAAEPFLRDMAGGVHTCDCNFGWDVERILIPGLAFTGWHTGYGDMTAVPDWSTTRLYSWFEKTALVICDTKSHDGSLVPIAPRSMLRKQLDKAAAMGFTVKAASELEFFLFRETPESSRAKDYRDLTTIAGYIGDYCIFRSSMDEPIIGEIRRQLAAAGVEVECSKAEWGYGQHEVNLVYTDALEMADRHVVFKQGVREMAAMRGLQATFMAKWHTDHSSNGAHIHMSLWQDGKPAFYDPKGDRGMSKTMRHFLGGMMALARDFHLLYAPTINSYKRYGDLTFAPTTITWGGDNRTVAFRSCGHGASTRLENRIPGADVNAHAAYAAMIASGLYGIENGIEPIGPFVEANGYEVKDAPRLHRNPIEAADAFSSSAIARRLLGDDVVDHYAAVARWEIGEFMRSVTDWERRRYFELI; translated from the coding sequence ATGGAACGGTTACGGAAATGGGTGGCGGATGGAATGGTGGATACCGTCATCGTCGCCGGAGTGGATTTGCAGGGCCGTTTGTACGGCAAGCGGTGCGCGGCGGAACCGTTCCTGCGCGACATGGCGGGCGGTGTCCATACCTGCGACTGCAATTTCGGCTGGGACGTCGAACGGATCCTGATCCCCGGCCTTGCCTTCACGGGCTGGCACACGGGATACGGCGACATGACGGCCGTGCCCGATTGGTCCACGACGCGCCTCTATTCGTGGTTCGAGAAGACGGCGCTGGTCATTTGCGACACGAAATCGCACGACGGTTCCCTTGTGCCGATTGCGCCGAGATCGATGCTGCGCAAGCAGCTCGACAAGGCCGCCGCAATGGGGTTCACGGTAAAGGCCGCGAGCGAACTTGAATTTTTCCTGTTCCGCGAGACGCCGGAGAGTTCGCGCGCGAAAGACTATCGCGACTTGACGACGATTGCCGGATACATTGGGGACTATTGCATCTTTCGCTCCTCCATGGACGAACCAATCATCGGCGAGATCCGCCGGCAGTTGGCTGCGGCGGGCGTCGAGGTCGAGTGCAGCAAAGCCGAGTGGGGATACGGGCAGCACGAGGTGAATCTCGTGTACACGGACGCGCTCGAAATGGCCGACCGGCACGTCGTGTTCAAACAAGGCGTGCGCGAAATGGCCGCAATGAGAGGTCTTCAGGCGACATTCATGGCGAAATGGCACACGGATCATTCGTCGAATGGCGCGCACATCCACATGAGCCTATGGCAAGACGGCAAACCGGCGTTTTACGATCCGAAGGGCGATCGGGGAATGTCGAAAACGATGCGGCATTTCCTCGGCGGCATGATGGCGCTTGCCCGCGATTTCCACCTCTTGTATGCGCCTACGATCAACTCATACAAACGCTACGGCGATCTTACGTTCGCGCCGACGACGATTACATGGGGCGGCGACAACCGCACCGTTGCGTTCCGATCATGCGGCCATGGCGCATCCACAAGGTTGGAAAACCGCATTCCCGGCGCGGACGTCAATGCGCATGCCGCCTATGCCGCAATGATTGCATCCGGCCTGTACGGCATTGAAAACGGGATCGAACCGATCGGCCCCTTCGTCGAGGCAAATGGTTATGAGGTAAAGGATGCGCCCCGCCTGCACCGCAATCCGATCGAGGCCGCGGATGCGTTTTCATCGAGCGCCATCGCCCGCCGGCTTCTCGGCGACGACGTGGTTGACCATTATGCCGCCGTTGCCCGGTGGGAAATCGGCGAGTTCATGCGCAGCGTCACCGATTGGGAACGCCGGCGGTACTTTGAATTGATTTGA
- the melA gene encoding alpha-galactosidase: MAKIAFIGAGSLGFTRGLVRDVLTFPLLKDATIALMDVNKERLEFARKAVGLIVERGGYPAKVEATLDRKEALKGADAVLCTILSGDVQVWRHDIEIPKKYGVDTNVGDTRGPSGVFRALRTIPVMVSIVKDMERYCPRAILLNYTNPMAMLCRAMQRVSKIQTSGLCHSVQGTAAMLANWIGAPMNEIDYVCAGINHMAWYTEFKWKGKDAYPLIRKAITTNKKIYNEEQVRNEMFLALDYYVTESSGHNSEYNWWFRKRPDLIEKYCTHGTGWNPGEYAYILKHYLHTAKSWKKDIRDWFSKGAPMSLERGHEYAASIINAYMGGEPFEFNGNVRNTNLITNLPADACVEVPVVANRRGFNAIHVGALPIQCAALNNVTIAVEEMAVEAALTGDPKLVYQSIAYDPLTAAVLSLAEIKKMVQEMLRKNKDYLPTFKRIEI, translated from the coding sequence ATGGCGAAGATAGCATTTATCGGGGCGGGCAGTTTGGGATTCACGCGCGGGCTGGTTCGGGATGTGTTGACGTTTCCGCTGCTCAAGGACGCGACCATCGCGTTGATGGACGTCAACAAGGAACGGCTCGAATTTGCCCGCAAGGCCGTCGGCCTTATCGTCGAGCGCGGCGGATATCCGGCGAAGGTCGAAGCGACGCTCGACCGCAAGGAAGCGCTCAAAGGCGCGGACGCGGTGCTCTGCACGATCCTTTCGGGGGACGTGCAGGTGTGGCGGCATGACATCGAGATCCCGAAGAAGTACGGCGTGGACACGAACGTCGGCGACACGCGCGGTCCGAGCGGCGTATTTCGCGCACTGCGCACGATCCCGGTCATGGTAAGCATCGTCAAGGACATGGAACGGTATTGTCCACGCGCGATCCTGCTCAACTATACGAACCCGATGGCGATGCTGTGCCGGGCGATGCAACGCGTGTCGAAGATTCAGACCTCCGGCCTGTGCCACAGCGTCCAAGGAACGGCGGCCATGCTCGCTAACTGGATCGGCGCGCCGATGAACGAGATTGATTACGTCTGTGCCGGAATCAATCACATGGCGTGGTACACCGAGTTCAAATGGAAGGGCAAGGACGCGTACCCGCTCATTCGCAAGGCCATCACGACAAACAAGAAGATCTACAACGAGGAGCAGGTTCGCAACGAAATGTTCCTCGCGCTCGACTATTACGTGACGGAATCGAGCGGGCATAATTCCGAGTACAACTGGTGGTTCCGCAAGCGGCCCGATTTGATTGAGAAATATTGCACGCATGGCACCGGCTGGAATCCCGGCGAATACGCCTACATTCTCAAGCATTATCTGCACACGGCGAAAAGTTGGAAGAAAGACATCCGGGATTGGTTTAGCAAGGGCGCGCCGATGTCGCTCGAACGCGGCCATGAATATGCCGCCTCCATCATCAATGCCTACATGGGCGGCGAACCCTTCGAGTTCAACGGAAATGTGCGCAACACGAATCTCATCACGAACCTGCCCGCCGACGCGTGCGTCGAGGTGCCCGTCGTCGCGAACCGTCGCGGATTCAACGCCATTCACGTCGGCGCGCTGCCCATTCAGTGCGCCGCATTGAACAACGTGACGATCGCCGTCGAGGAAATGGCCGTCGAGGCGGCGCTGACCGGCGATCCGAAACTCGTCTACCAGTCCATTGCCTACGATCCGCTGACGGCCGCCGTGCTTTCGCTGGCCGAAATCAAGAAAATGGTCCAGGAAATGCTCAGGAAGAACAAGGACTATCTGCCGACATTCAAGCGGATTGAAATCTAA
- a CDS encoding sugar phosphate nucleotidyltransferase, whose protein sequence is MKAVIMAAGKSTRTYPLTLTRPKPLLKVANKHILAHQLDALRGVADGIVLVVGYRAEMIREAFGNEYDGMPIEYVVQKEQRGTGHAILQCADCIGGPFLAMNGDDLYDPADLARIAREEQAALAMTVPDPRLYGIYEVGEENRVVRLVEKPTDVFSNLANIGVYKFTPQVFDVLRHTEPSVRGEIEITSAVQTLADRGVFRVVEAAGYWFPIGYPWHLLDANEFMLKRMTPCIGGEVHPAAVINGPVSVGKGTVIRSGVVIDGPVCIGENCEIGPNCWIRPHVTLGDGCRIGQAVEIKNSIFMDGVYACHLSYIGDSVIGERANLGCGTVTANVRHDGATHRSIVNGNPVDTGRKKLGTVIGDDAHTGIHTAIYPGRKLWPGATTRPGEIVEKDIVV, encoded by the coding sequence ATGAAAGCGGTAATCATGGCGGCGGGAAAATCCACGCGGACGTATCCGTTGACGTTGACGCGCCCAAAGCCGTTGCTCAAGGTGGCGAACAAGCATATCCTGGCGCATCAACTCGACGCGCTGCGCGGCGTGGCCGATGGAATTGTGCTGGTGGTCGGCTATCGCGCGGAGATGATCCGCGAGGCGTTCGGCAACGAATACGACGGGATGCCGATCGAGTATGTGGTCCAAAAGGAGCAACGCGGCACGGGCCATGCCATCCTGCAGTGCGCGGACTGTATCGGCGGCCCGTTTCTGGCGATGAACGGCGACGACTTGTATGATCCGGCGGACTTGGCCCGCATTGCGCGCGAGGAACAGGCGGCGCTGGCGATGACCGTACCCGATCCGCGTCTCTACGGCATCTACGAGGTCGGTGAAGAGAACCGAGTGGTGCGGCTCGTCGAAAAACCGACGGATGTTTTCTCGAACCTCGCCAACATCGGCGTCTACAAGTTTACGCCCCAGGTGTTCGATGTTTTACGCCACACCGAACCGTCCGTGCGCGGCGAGATCGAAATCACGTCGGCGGTCCAGACCCTTGCCGACAGAGGCGTCTTCCGTGTGGTGGAGGCGGCCGGTTACTGGTTTCCCATCGGCTATCCGTGGCACTTGCTTGATGCCAACGAATTCATGCTGAAGCGTATGACGCCGTGCATAGGGGGCGAGGTGCATCCGGCGGCGGTCATCAACGGTCCCGTGTCGGTGGGCAAGGGCACGGTGATCCGTTCGGGCGTGGTCATTGACGGGCCGGTCTGCATCGGGGAGAATTGCGAAATCGGTCCCAACTGCTGGATTCGGCCCCATGTCACACTGGGCGACGGTTGCCGCATCGGACAGGCCGTCGAGATCAAGAACTCGATTTTCATGGACGGCGTGTATGCGTGCCACCTCAGTTATATCGGCGACAGTGTAATCGGGGAACGCGCCAATCTTGGCTGCGGCACCGTCACGGCGAACGTCCGGCACGACGGCGCAACGCACCGCTCGATAGTCAACGGGAATCCGGTGGACACGGGACGTAAGAAGCTTGGGACTGTTATCGGCGACGATGCGCACACGGGCATCCATACCGCCATCTATCCGGGGCGCAAACTCTGGCCCGGCGCCACGACCCGTCCCGGCGAAATCGTCGAAAAAGACATCGTCGTGTAG
- a CDS encoding RsmE family RNA methyltransferase: MPHIHRFHVPAHQLTPPLVALPDEEAHHAARVVRVKTGDPVLLFDGEGRECDGTIAQVSRRDVVVAIEAERRYPPPDVRVTLFQAWLLREKAVEFLIRHGTETGISRFVFFRGGHSEQLPRPQEKWRRIAIEACKQCGRVWLPSFVVHAGLDAALDAEPMPILLATRDGNPVSLRQAMLHRETGVIVGPEGGLTEEEHSLAMARGATPITLGNVTYRAEMAGIVAALLITHELSL, encoded by the coding sequence ATGCCGCACATTCATCGTTTCCACGTCCCCGCGCACCAGTTGACGCCCCCGCTTGTGGCGCTTCCGGATGAGGAAGCGCATCATGCCGCTCGCGTCGTGCGCGTAAAAACGGGGGATCCCGTGTTGCTTTTCGACGGCGAGGGACGCGAATGCGATGGAACCATCGCCCAAGTTTCCCGGCGGGATGTGGTCGTGGCCATCGAAGCCGAACGACGTTACCCGCCGCCGGATGTGCGCGTGACGCTTTTTCAGGCGTGGCTGCTGCGCGAAAAGGCCGTCGAATTTCTGATTCGGCACGGAACCGAGACCGGCATCTCGCGTTTCGTCTTTTTCCGCGGCGGACATTCAGAGCAATTGCCCCGGCCGCAAGAAAAATGGCGGCGGATCGCCATCGAAGCCTGCAAACAATGCGGCCGGGTATGGCTTCCGTCCTTTGTCGTCCATGCCGGTTTGGACGCCGCGCTCGATGCCGAACCCATGCCGATCCTTCTCGCCACCCGGGATGGCAACCCGGTTTCGTTGCGGCAGGCCATGTTGCATCGCGAAACAGGCGTCATCGTCGGACCCGAGGGAGGGCTTACCGAAGAAGAACATTCGCTGGCCATGGCCCGCGGCGCAACGCCCATCACGCTGGGAAACGTTACCTATCGGGCGGAAATGGCGGGAATTGTCGCCGCCCTGCTCATTACCCATGAACTGAGTCTGTGA
- a CDS encoding ATP-binding cassette domain-containing protein, with translation MTTLLDVRNLSKHFTITSGPFRRDAGVIKAVDDVSFSIGRGETLGLVGESGCGKTTTGRLILRLIERTAGTMTFHHEGEAIDIASLQGERLRRFRRHIQLVFQDPFSSLNPRMTVFDIVAEPLRAHGCGSRGEIEARVESLMRSVGLNPAYLRRYPHAFSGGQRQRVGIARALALNPCLVICDEPVSALDVSVQAQILNLLKELQEQFGLAYLFIAHDLSVVENISARVAVMYAGRIVEMAPTNDIFQDPRHPYTGALLHALPKPEPARGKARPVLPGEVADPSRLPDGCPFHPRCVHANGRCRGETPCLRECAPGHIVACHRAEENLLGL, from the coding sequence ATGACCACGCTGCTCGACGTGCGCAATCTCAGCAAGCATTTTACGATTACGTCCGGACCCTTTCGCCGGGATGCCGGCGTAATCAAGGCGGTGGACGATGTCAGTTTTTCGATTGGCAGGGGCGAGACGCTTGGGCTGGTCGGCGAAAGCGGATGCGGCAAGACGACGACCGGTCGCCTGATCCTGCGCCTGATTGAACGCACTGCGGGCACGATGACCTTTCATCACGAAGGCGAAGCGATCGACATCGCTTCGCTTCAAGGCGAAAGACTGCGCCGGTTTCGCCGTCATATCCAACTCGTGTTTCAGGACCCGTTTTCGTCGCTCAATCCGCGTATGACCGTCTTCGACATCGTGGCCGAACCGCTGCGGGCGCACGGCTGCGGTTCCCGTGGCGAAATCGAGGCGCGCGTCGAATCGCTGATGCGATCGGTCGGATTGAATCCCGCGTATTTGCGGCGGTATCCGCATGCCTTCAGCGGCGGTCAGCGCCAGCGCGTCGGCATTGCGCGCGCGCTCGCGTTGAACCCATGCCTAGTCATCTGCGACGAACCCGTATCGGCGCTCGATGTTTCCGTCCAGGCGCAAATTCTCAACCTGCTCAAGGAATTGCAGGAACAGTTTGGACTCGCCTATTTGTTCATCGCGCACGACTTGTCCGTCGTCGAAAACATCAGCGCGCGCGTAGCCGTAATGTATGCCGGACGCATCGTCGAAATGGCGCCCACGAACGACATTTTCCAGGATCCAAGGCATCCCTATACCGGCGCGCTGCTGCATGCCTTGCCGAAACCGGAACCGGCCCGCGGCAAGGCCCGCCCTGTTCTGCCGGGCGAAGTCGCGGATCCGAGCCGGCTTCCTGACGGATGTCCGTTTCATCCGCGCTGCGTTCATGCGAACGGCCGTTGCCGCGGGGAAACGCCTTGCCTTCGGGAATGCGCCCCCGGCCATATCGTCGCATGCCACCGCGCCGAGGAAAATCTTTTGGGCCTGTGA
- a CDS encoding acyl-CoA dehydrogenase family protein → MQVEDKEKQKSMDLAEDARETEWKYPSFIAELFKGNFRWDLVHPYPEQPAEDKKIGDELILKAKETMEKYIDPDKIDREFVYPPEAIKGLGEAGFFGMKISKDYGGLGLSQTNYSRVVGYIGTYCQSTATWLSAHQSIGVPQPLKVVGTDEQKKKYLPRLAAGAVSAFALTEPGVGSDPAAMKTTATPTEDGKYYLINGEKLWITNGPDAEILIVMAQTPPKEVKGKMRPQITAFVVDRKDPETAKGFEVAYRCRFMGLHGISNGLLRFNNMKVPAENIVGKPGEGLKIALMTLNTGRLTVPAIAGSASKQAMYYLHDWVNKRIQWGAPIGKHQAVANMTARIAAETFAMEAMNWLACALADKGGVDIRLEAAMAKYFCTEAAWRVGDDFMQVRGGRGYENVSSLKERGDVPMVCERTMRDARVARILEGTTQIMELIIAREALDTHFSLIMPIMDPRANVKKKSKMALIMDAFKFYAAWYPKQWLPVAAPSNTKHLNSRNVAHLAYCAKTCRKMARRLFHTMARYQQKLERKTLILARYVEIGTDIYAMAAALARADAILAKDPNNKTVQDVVDLFCNIARKRIENNFRLLCCNHDDLIDKVGKMFMEGELNWMTTDIYKDLPQ, encoded by the coding sequence ATGCAAGTAGAGGACAAAGAAAAACAGAAGTCAATGGATCTGGCCGAGGATGCGCGTGAAACGGAGTGGAAGTACCCGAGTTTCATCGCGGAGTTGTTCAAGGGCAACTTTCGGTGGGACTTGGTGCATCCGTATCCGGAACAGCCCGCGGAAGACAAGAAAATCGGCGACGAGTTGATCCTCAAAGCCAAGGAAACCATGGAGAAGTACATCGATCCGGACAAGATTGACCGTGAATTTGTGTACCCTCCGGAAGCCATCAAGGGGTTGGGCGAAGCCGGATTCTTTGGAATGAAAATTTCAAAGGATTATGGCGGTCTGGGCTTGTCGCAGACGAATTACAGCCGCGTGGTGGGCTATATCGGCACGTACTGCCAGAGCACGGCAACGTGGTTGTCCGCTCATCAAAGCATCGGCGTTCCTCAGCCGCTCAAGGTGGTTGGCACGGACGAACAAAAGAAAAAATACCTGCCCCGTCTGGCGGCCGGCGCGGTGTCGGCCTTCGCATTGACCGAACCGGGCGTCGGCTCGGATCCGGCCGCGATGAAGACCACCGCCACCCCGACAGAGGACGGCAAATACTATCTAATCAACGGTGAGAAACTCTGGATCACGAACGGTCCGGATGCCGAGATTCTTATCGTGATGGCGCAGACGCCGCCCAAGGAAGTCAAAGGCAAGATGCGTCCGCAAATTACGGCGTTTGTCGTGGATCGCAAGGATCCCGAAACCGCGAAAGGCTTTGAGGTTGCCTACCGTTGCCGTTTCATGGGCCTGCACGGCATCTCGAATGGTCTTCTTCGGTTCAACAACATGAAAGTGCCTGCCGAGAATATCGTCGGCAAGCCCGGCGAAGGCCTTAAGATCGCGCTCATGACGTTGAACACGGGACGTTTGACAGTGCCGGCCATTGCCGGTTCAGCCTCCAAGCAGGCCATGTATTACCTCCACGACTGGGTGAACAAGCGCATCCAGTGGGGCGCGCCCATCGGCAAGCATCAGGCGGTCGCCAACATGACGGCCCGCATTGCCGCCGAAACTTTTGCGATGGAAGCGATGAATTGGCTGGCATGCGCGCTGGCCGACAAGGGCGGCGTGGATATTCGCCTCGAGGCCGCCATGGCCAAGTATTTCTGCACCGAGGCCGCGTGGCGCGTCGGCGACGACTTCATGCAGGTCCGCGGCGGTCGTGGTTACGAAAATGTTTCGTCGTTGAAGGAACGCGGCGATGTACCGATGGTCTGCGAACGGACAATGCGCGACGCCCGCGTGGCCCGCATCCTCGAAGGCACGACGCAGATCATGGAACTGATTATCGCGCGCGAAGCCCTCGACACCCATTTCAGCCTGATCATGCCGATCATGGATCCGCGCGCCAACGTCAAGAAAAAGAGCAAGATGGCGCTCATCATGGACGCTTTCAAGTTCTATGCGGCGTGGTATCCCAAGCAATGGCTCCCCGTCGCGGCGCCCTCCAATACCAAGCATCTCAATTCGCGGAATGTCGCGCACCTTGCGTATTGCGCGAAGACCTGCCGTAAGATGGCCCGACGCTTGTTCCACACCATGGCCCGCTACCAGCAGAAACTTGAACGCAAGACGCTCATTCTCGCCCGGTATGTCGAAATCGGCACCGACATCTATGCGATGGCCGCCGCGCTGGCGCGCGCCGACGCCATTTTGGCCAAGGATCCGAACAACAAGACGGTTCAGGATGTCGTGGATCTGTTCTGCAATATCGCGCGCAAGCGCATCGAGAACAATTTCCGGCTGCTCTGCTGCAACCATGACGACTTGATTGATAAAGTCGGCAAGATGTTCATGGAAGGCGAACTGAACTGGATGACCACCGATATCTACAAGGATCTGCCCCAATAA